The Juglans regia cultivar Chandler chromosome 6, Walnut 2.0, whole genome shotgun sequence genome contains the following window.
ACATTAGATATTgtgaaaaaataacattttcaagTATCATCACAGACTAAACTCCACACAAGCAATATGATTCTACTTCAACATGAAGGATATACCTCACTGGAACAGCTAGGAGACTCTTCACACCTTTCTGGCCAAGCTCAACTAGAACTTCATCGGTGTAGGGCTTCAGCCATTGAATAGGGCCAACTCGGCTCTGTTTGAAACCACAAGAGGGGGGAGGAAAAGAAttagagaaaaggaaaaggcaaggatataagaaattaaagataGGATAGCCTCGATCTAGTAACAAGCAAAAAAGGATCTTGTAGCTAGCTTGGAGGTAAGTAACACAAGATTGTGTCAAGAACCAAGTAAAGAACCTCAAAGCTAAAACATAAGATGACCAACCTGATAACAAAGAGTATGTTCATTGTTAATTCCTCTGGCTTTCAACTCCTGCATGATTAAGTAGATGCACTCCTCCATTTGATCCTTGTATGGATCTCCAGCATCCTCAACATAGCTGACTGGTACTCCATGAGCACTGAAGAGTATCATAACCTAAAAAATACCACAAAGCAATAAGTAACAGGTCCCGCAATGGTAGAATTCACCATTTGACAAGGACAAAAAAGTTTCCAGACACATTAAAATAGTAATGTCAAATCAGTTGGTTGTGAGAACTAAACCCACCTCCTCAGGCTTCAAAAAACTCTTAAACTCCTTCTCGATCAAGTCAGCCATTGACTTAATGTAACCTTCTCGTTGATACCAAGAATTTATGATAGAAACAGGCAACTCTGATAGATATGCATCTTCTCTGATATAGGACTCACAGTCAGACTTCAAACAGATTTATAAAGGGGGATAAAAATCTAATTACCCGCTTATAGATGCAGGTCACAAACAGACAAGATTATCACCTGAATATTCTCTGGAGTACACCAATGCTTGACCCAGTTGTGGATATGGAGAACTGGGGATACAGAGGCAGCACAACAAGCCTGGTTATTTTGTCCTTTTTAATCTGCCAAAGACGATAAGATAAAGTTCAACCTTTTGACCCAACCAATTGGAGGATAGATGGGATGCACAATTGACAAACTTTAACAATGTTAAAGAtatcttcattattttagtTATCATTTTTACTTATTAAGCTTATCTTTCTCTCAATATCACTAAGATAGTAGACTGCATGAACTTCCCAGTGTCTTAACATCACCCAAAAGTAAAAGGTTTGAACTATAGACATAAAACTCACTTGCTGAATTGCTTCCTCGGTGAATGGGTACCAATACCGCATTCCAACATAGACATTTACAGGCATGTTCTTGGCTTCCAATGCCCTCTTAAGTGCATGTGCCTGCAACAAGTATAACAAACCATAAATAAACCTACTCAAATTAGATGTATGCAAACCTAAAAGTATTATCAACGTTCAACAAGAATAACACATGCATTTGAACAAGACATGCATTCTACCTGCTCATCAGTTATTTTACGCAAGGGAGAGCCACCTCCTATAGCAGCATAGCCTTCCTTGCTTTTGGGAGCCCGAAACACAGATATTAGCTTAGCCAATGGTTGCCGGAGAAATTGAAATAACCTTGGGAGACGAATGATATCCTAATTTGAAGCAAGAAAACTATTGTTAGGGCCCAAAATACCACAACCTTTGAAGCTGGCACAATTAGGCAAGCATAAGCAATTAACATACTGGATCAGCAAATAGATTGAACAAGAATGGTTGAACATCATCAAGAGTCTCTGGTCCTCCTAGATTCAGAAGTAGCACCCCAATCTTCTCTTCAATGGCATGTGAATCAGAATCTACCTGAGCTCCACTGTACGTGCTCACACCTGCAGAGCAAAATGTTTGCCCCACTGTATTTCTCTTATCAATTGGGCCACAGTGATGTGATCTGCCAACCAGGCTACTTCCCTTATCACTTGAGCTAGAACATGAAACGACAATTTCTTTAGAGGAAGATTTATTATGATCACGTAATCCCTCGGATAAATGGCACGAGACAGACTTGAGAGATCTGGTATAAGAGCACGACCTGCCAACAAATAACCTTTATAAAGATCTTAGCTTTAAGGAAATGAACAGCTGAAAAGTTCAGATTGCCGCACTACTGAAAAACGAGCAgcttcatttttcataaaaaatgttcAGCTCAACTTCAATATTACAAAAATCAAACTAAAGAGTTTGCTCTTGCATCATTTCAGTTTTCAAAAAAGTTTGGTCTTATATTTCTTCACCTGAAAAATCATAACACCAAGAGCCCAttgatgtttgagaagaaaGCATGTCCCAAAAATGGTGGTATTGTTACGATGATAGTGGTATTTAGCTGATTGCACttctttctattctttttccACTCTAGCAAATGCTAATACTAACgactttctttctcattctaACAATGCTAATCTCTAAGGGATAATTTCCTCCAACGTTTCAACAGTGCACAGATTAACCCGTCAACCATCCATCTAACAAACCAAGGTAACGTAACAAAATGAGACGAAAGAAGTTTCTTATGGATTCCATTAGAACCAGTGGAAGGTGTTCCTCAATGATGTCCAAATATTAGCATCAAATCAACAGCCATTTCCATGTCATActataatcaaaacaaaaagatcAAGTTTTGTGATCGATCCCGAACCGTCCGATTTCAGGTGGGCGTGAATGTCTATAACACAATTTTCGAAACAAACAGAACTTAAATAAGAATCGATCGTATAAAGCTTACGTTGGAACTCTATGATTCGATTTGCAGATATTCGAGCCGAAGAGCTTCGTACGGGGAAGAACACCGGAGCATGACGTCGCGGACATGGCGTCGTAATTGCAAAAAGGTACTCTCcttaaaaaagaacaagaaaaacccCTAGAAACCCGAAACGCTTCGAATCCTCGAGGAAAGAAAATCAAGGAACTCGttatgagaagaagaagaaaaagaagaagagtgcTCGACTTTTCTAGGGCTGGTTGAAGCAGGAAGAATAAATGCGAATTGAAAAAGTCAAAAGCGGAGAGTGAAGAATCGTCGAGAGCCTCCACCAACTCTCCCTGCAAACCGTGTTTCGGGACGAGCGAGATCTTTCTGTGATGGAGTCGGTAAACGAACGCGTGACGCTTAGGTCTTTTCGTGGAAGTTGGGCTCTACCCCTTAGGTTGGCTACATGAACAAGTCATACGTATTTAATTGGAAAAACCTTTTCTTCCGTAGCTATCGCTGCTCCCtggacttttttattttttattttttttaacgattaagaatatattttttaataatattttaattttttaaaagatattaaaaatattaaaaaaatacatgtcaaaaaagtaaaaaaaactaCTATAATTAACATTCTCGTTAGGAGCTGTGGCTATAGAGCcactctaattaattattgaaaaattatatacataagctTTACATTTCTgtacatcatttaaaaatatgtgaatttattcttttatccttatgtttcatgaaatatgaaatatgaaaataaaaaaataaaatcacatattttttaagtggtatGCAAAGTGTGAAGCTTACATGTAGTATAACTCTTAACTATTAGGTAGACGGTTTCATTTGTATTCGTAATCCATCTCAATCCACCTcgatttatctcatctcatcattataatttttttaaaattttcacataaaatataataaacaattcaactttttaaaatttcaatataactttcctaaattttcacacaaaatataataaataattcaacttttattctattattcacaaaccatcttaactcatatctGAATCTAAACTACTCTAGTTCAcgaaagaaattttataaaattaaagaaaaattttaatttaaaattaacgtaatttaatATGACTTGTTTTTCTATTTACAAGATAGTGTAGTGGGCATATCATCTAtactatttaaatgatattatttcatttataagtaattttatttttaaatttatcttacaaattaaattatgtcaaattAATTGTGTGGAAAGTGTATCCTCTACGTAGGTTTGTAAATAAAACCTTTTAATATATCATTTCAAATCTATGTTACAATCCAACATACTATGTTAGGCCATATTAACTTGtgaacttttataaaatctcttagTAAAGCAAGTATTTCTctatttaatacatattaaagcttattttgtttttttatttatgactttttttttttgctaaataaatataattatgaattttatacATTTTCCATGAGATCGTgattaatattaattacttgattattatGAAACTACAACACTTAAAAAGTATATTgtattcacaaattaataaaaaaattaaaattatagccGATATCATAAATGATTTTATCACagaatatatgatttatttaaaattttagatagtTTAATTTAGAGTTTATGTAACTACTTTTCAAATAGAGTGTGTGGTGATTATACATTCTAAGACTTTATCAACAGTACTCatatacaaatatcaaaatcaaaattcatatttttgaatattttaaattatgtatttctttcttatcaatttaaatagagaaatattttaatcataaataaattatataaaagtaatctcataaattaatgtaGTATGATGtagttcgtcagattataaaatagatctaacagatcagaagaaactatatcaatttataatattattttatataatttttttttttttttatagatgtaagagtatttttctaaatataatttttaaaaacaaaattgcatTCCTATCATTTTACAAGGTACAACAACATCCACGTCCGTAAACTCAAATTCAAGAAGCACAACTTCTCTAACAAGCCTATGAGCTACTGCTACACAACTGATTTTCAAGGGAGTGCGCAATGCGCATAGCCAAGTGTATAAGAGCGGTAACAACTAACAACCCCACAACTGTATTTCTTACCTACtacattttcttccattttctcagTTGTACACGTTtcacatttcattttcacaaaacaAGTGGGGCTGTGGGGATTGGGTTCTATTCCATAGGATTATGAGAAGAgataactataaataaataaataaaaatttatataaataaaaaattaattttttatttaaaaattaatttttaaataaaaaattttatttttaaataattatgtaatatttaaaagtaaaaacacGTGCCAGTCGCATTTAACAGCCTATTGGGCTTGAGAGTGGGCTGGATTCATTTATATATGACTAACAACATTACTTGAGCTTCTGTCTGTCCGTTTCAGTAATTCCGCTCTCCTTGCACTAGGGTTTCTGAGAACCACTATAAATCAGTGCATTTTAGCCTCCGCACTTCCGCAGCAGGCATCTGCTCTGCTTCCCTCGCTCGAGGATACGCTCTCCTCTTTCAATGTTCTCGGGCTTCAAACGCCTTGCGGGCAATATGATCGTCTTAATACTCTGCTGGAACCGCTCAGAACAATTGCAATGTTTAGTAGATATTGGCTAACACTCGTAGTAAAACAGGTGCTTGAAAATCTTTTCCTCAAATCTGTCGAATATGTTCTTGAGCCACGTTTCTGTGTTGTGTTAATGTCTTGGATTTGCAAAAATGTTGTTCGGTTTGGTTTCCTTGTTATGTGGCTGACCATTTTTATGATAACGGAAGGTTTGTTTAATTGATGTATTATGAGATCTGATCATGGTAAAGATGATGTGCGATGAGAGATGAATGAGATTTTAAGGCGGGCTCCATTTTTCGAGTCAACAGCGGGGACCCATTGGTGGTGACCTGTCTGCCGCTTGGAGCCCAAATGAACTTAACCGGAGGAAGATCCTTGAAACTCATCGTTGTTTCATGACACAATACTCTGGTCACATTTAAAACATCAGcgtgtgtacatatatatatttctgtttTTGCTAGCTTTGTTTCGTTTACTCGAGTTGTCTGTTTTTGGGTTCACAAAGGGTCAGTTATTTGGTCTTTGTTTAGTTTTGTAGCTAATGGCACTCAGTCAGACACGGGTGTTTGTTAGTCAATCTCATAACAATCCACCTTTTGCATGGTGCCTAGAAAGAGCTACTTGTCACGATCGGTAGGGAGCCATTACTTTGTGGTTTCCTGCAAATTTAAAGCAGCTAAATTGTTAACAATCTCATGGTCTAGATTCTAGATGAGTTTGATACGTTTTCGTTGGGCTTGTTGCCAAACCCATATCGTTTTTCAAAACTCATCTGAACGAATGGTTAAGAACGGCCTTTCAATTTTGTAAAGCTTAATTAACACATTGGCTTAATTGTTTTtgtaagatgagttgaaattaaagttaaaaaattaaataaagtattgttagaatatattttttgtttttgtacatgagatgagttgaaattaaagttaaaaaattaaataaagtattgttagaatatatttttttaatattatttttgttttagtatttgaaaaagttgaattatttattttattttgtattagaagttgagaaagttgtaatgattagatgagatgaaatgtttttttgaaaacaaacgattaATCTATTTCCTTCAATATCTCACTGGGTTCTCCTTTAGTAGTATCTATTAAGCATAAATTAGAGCTTAGGTGCTTTATACTTACATTATTGGTTTATAATTTGACCTTCACCTTGAATTTGTTGTTGTAATATGGTGTCTGTTTTGCAGTAGTCTATATAGATGTTTTCCCTATTACAGATTTGTTAAgcttgctttttgttttttattgaaGGTTGCACGTAACTGCAGCCTGACTGGAGATCTTGAGGCCAAGCGTTCTGCCCTGACATGCTGCTACCTTTTTGAGGCAGGAAAATGGGAAAAATCTGAGATTTGTATCAGTTCTAAAATGCAAATACTGGTGTCTATTTTGCATTGCCCATTAATATCTTTTTGAGCATAGGGGAAGAAGGCATAATGACATGACTGTGATGACAAAATCTAAGACATTAATGGGGAAGGGGGGAAGCGGTCCATTCCTTTCCCCCATCCTCGAAGCTAAAGAATCTCTCATATAGACGGTTGGAGAAAAGAGAGGACGAACAGGGAGCACCCGCGACAAAGTGAAGCTGGAGTCAGGGGTCCTGGGGGTTTcattaaggaaaaaataaaaaatagaggagAGACTTTGCTAAGTTGCAAGGTAAAATTGTAAAACCTGTAAAAGTTTAAACCTTGATCAATTTGAAGATATGATGATGAGATTAAGGTTCCATCACTTCCATGGTCAAGCAGTCATCTTTTCCACTCTGGATTCTCCAGTGCTCGTTTCTTCAATTGAGGAAAATCTTGTACCGTTCTTGAATACGCATATTTGTTTTTGGCCAGTTAACATGTGTTTAATGTTGcaaatctaaaatttctttttaagcaGTACATTATGTTAGAACAatcatatgagaaatatttggtttaAAATTTTACCAAGTGCTGTTTGAATTATGAGTTGAGAAggaagttgaaagttgaataaaatgttattaaaatattatttttttaatattataattttttattatattttgtgtaaaaatttaaaaagttataataataaaacgaGATAAAATTTCCAAACGGAATCTAAAACAATTGACACTCACCTTGTTGAATGGGAAGTGTGATTCACGTCAACTATCCACGAATTTAGAgtattagcattggtctatgcatatgcaaagtcatatttgcataatatgaccacaaaatcatccacattggcttatgcatatccaaatatttagctatcTATGAACagtgcttatccaaatttggataattactattcaccctgtaaatcatattttaatcattatttctctctcctctcactcTCGCTcacaattcttttattttctctctccttcaacaacacaacaaatcttcacttgcacattcattttattattataatatattatatatatattttccattttattatattttttattattgcatttgtattattaatgtcaaatgtatgtagtggatgctaattgcaaaatatatataaaaaaattgattttagcaaaaaattaataataataaaataataatattttattattattttgtctcaaatatgcataagtcaatatgaaaattttgcttgaatggcaaAGTGGATATGCGAAAGAagtgattttgcatatgcatatgcatataccaatactaatgctcttagttgtcctccctccctccccaaacaagccctaaataaaccataactattacaGAAATGCTAAACCCACCGAAAGTTGGGTCCCAAAAATGTgtcgaaatcttttttttattatttagtgattaaagaagtattttttattgatattataaatttttattttttaaaaaatatttatgatgatttaaaaaatacattaaaaaaatatactgttTGGGACAGTTCTTCGGTGGCTGTATAAGGTATTATGTAAAGCAAACACTAAACCCACTGAGACATTCTCTTGATGATTTTTACCGATTctgactttttgttttttgtttttacttaatgattaagaaaatatctttaatgatattgtgtattttttttttaatatttaaggggattaaaaaaaatatccatcCTTTAACACATGGctgtataaaaattgtaaaaaaaaaaaacaaaattgtaatGGTATCATTTTCAATATCATATTTGGTGGGTACTGCTTACTGCGGGCTTTGTGGATCACAGACCTTAATTAAGGGTAGGTAATAGTGAAGATTGCCGTCACAAGGAATTACCCAGGTCTCCAATGGGTTCCAATATCATTCTAGCAGATTGCTAAGGCAATTCAATTGACTGGATCCCCATCCAAGATGTTAAAGAGGACTTTAGATACCAAATGGTTTAGGCAGGAAGAGCAAATTTATGACGTTGGGGGAACCACTGCGGTAGGGGAGagtggaaaaaatataaaagaaaaaagtgatgcTGATATAAAGTAGTAATCAGCAAGTTCCATTCATAGTACAAGAAAATGCAAGAGTGTGGGTAGGGAGAATGCCCAAGTGTGGAAAAATGCAGAGACCATAGAGACTCGA
Protein-coding sequences here:
- the LOC108984827 gene encoding ferrochelatase-2, chloroplastic-like isoform X2; translated protein: MSATSCSGVLPRTKLFGSNICKSNHRVPTSCSYTRSLKSVSCHLSEGLRDHNKSSSKEIVVSCSSSSDKGSSLVGRSHHCGPIDKRNTVGQTFCSAGVSTYSGAQVDSDSHAIEEKIGVLLLNLGGPETLDDVQPFLFNLFADPDIIRLPRLFQFLRQPLAKLISVFRAPKSKEGYAAIGGGSPLRKITDEQAHALKRALEAKNMPVNVYVGMRYWYPFTEEAIQQIKKDKITRLVVLPLYPQFSISTTGSSIGVLQRIFREDAYLSELPVSIINSWYQREGYIKSMADLIEKEFKSFLKPEEVMILFSAHGVPVSYVEDAGDPYKDQMEECIYLIMQELKARGINNEHTLCYQSRVGPIQWLKPYTDEVLVELGQKGVKSLLAVPVSFVSEHIETLEEIDMEYKHLALESGIENWGRVPALGCTSTFIMDLADAVIEALPSATAISTSRSASKAVDHDPMQYIIKMFFGSILAVFLLLSPKMVQAFRNHLF
- the LOC108984827 gene encoding ferrochelatase-2, chloroplastic-like isoform X1 encodes the protein MSATSCSGVLPRTKLFGSNICKSNHRVPTLFVGRSCSYTRSLKSVSCHLSEGLRDHNKSSSKEIVVSCSSSSDKGSSLVGRSHHCGPIDKRNTVGQTFCSAGVSTYSGAQVDSDSHAIEEKIGVLLLNLGGPETLDDVQPFLFNLFADPDIIRLPRLFQFLRQPLAKLISVFRAPKSKEGYAAIGGGSPLRKITDEQAHALKRALEAKNMPVNVYVGMRYWYPFTEEAIQQIKKDKITRLVVLPLYPQFSISTTGSSIGVLQRIFREDAYLSELPVSIINSWYQREGYIKSMADLIEKEFKSFLKPEEVMILFSAHGVPVSYVEDAGDPYKDQMEECIYLIMQELKARGINNEHTLCYQSRVGPIQWLKPYTDEVLVELGQKGVKSLLAVPVSFVSEHIETLEEIDMEYKHLALESGIENWGRVPALGCTSTFIMDLADAVIEALPSATAISTSRSASKAVDHDPMQYIIKMFFGSILAVFLLLSPKMVQAFRNHLF
- the LOC108984823 gene encoding uncharacterized protein LOC108984823, translated to MRIAKCIRALLSVRFSNSALLALGFLRTTINQCILASALPQQASALLPSLEDTLSSFNVLGLQTPCGQYDRLNTLLEPLRTIAMFSRYWLTLVVKQVARNCSLTGDLEAKRSALTCCYLFEAGKWEKSEICISSKMQILVSILHCPLISF